Proteins encoded within one genomic window of Borrelia parkeri:
- the rho gene encoding transcription termination factor Rho: MDKKCAEFDLEDEMKRLNSSKELKIEDNSKKKIVKVVTKKESVASGLKNSNIDKLRESHGVSSGFDYDISDPDLENSIKTLEQSNIINFLGGKDFIVIDSLYDKPITEIRKVVEGLGTNHTIAVTMKKTELIFLLVKILTEHNINVLFTGVLDVLSDGYGFLRTASNSYLSGGNDVYVSPSQIRLFNLRTGDILYGQIRSPRDGERFFAMIKIKSINDQDPTFAQNRIPFDNLTPLYPSSKLNLEYENCNISTRLINLFSPIGKGQRALIVSPPKAGKTTLLQKIANAITTNYPDIVLMILLIDERPEEVTDMIRGVKGEVIASNFDEQASRHVQVAEMVIEKAKRLVENKKDVVILLDSITRLARAYNQTMPTSGKILSGGVDSNALHKPKRFFGSARNIEEGGSLTIIATALVDTGSKMDEVIFEEFKSTGNMELILDRSLADRRLFPAINIKKSGTRKEELLLSEEERSKILLIRKILGGVDDYEGVEALVEKMKKSKNNEIFLKTMSNGD, translated from the coding sequence ATGGATAAAAAATGTGCGGAATTTGATTTAGAGGATGAAATGAAGCGTTTAAATTCTTCTAAAGAATTAAAGATTGAGGATAATTCTAAGAAAAAAATAGTTAAAGTTGTCACTAAAAAAGAATCTGTTGCTAGTGGACTTAAAAACTCTAATATTGATAAATTGAGAGAATCTCATGGAGTCTCGTCAGGTTTTGATTATGATATATCTGATCCAGATTTAGAAAATAGTATTAAAACTCTTGAGCAAAGCAACATTATTAATTTTTTAGGTGGTAAAGATTTTATCGTTATTGATAGTCTGTATGATAAACCCATTACCGAAATCAGGAAAGTTGTTGAGGGACTTGGTACTAATCATACTATTGCGGTAACAATGAAGAAGACAGAATTAATATTTTTACTTGTTAAGATATTAACTGAACATAATATTAATGTTTTATTTACTGGCGTTCTTGATGTTTTAAGTGATGGGTACGGATTTTTGCGTACAGCATCTAATTCTTATCTCTCAGGAGGTAATGATGTTTATGTTTCACCGTCTCAGATTAGACTTTTTAATTTAAGGACAGGTGATATTTTATATGGGCAGATTAGGTCTCCAAGGGATGGCGAGAGATTTTTTGCAATGATTAAAATTAAAAGCATTAATGACCAGGACCCTACATTTGCACAAAATAGAATACCTTTTGATAATTTAACACCTTTATATCCTAGTTCAAAGTTGAATCTTGAATATGAAAATTGTAATATTTCCACTAGGCTTATTAATCTTTTTTCTCCTATTGGAAAAGGGCAAAGAGCATTAATAGTATCACCTCCAAAGGCTGGGAAGACTACTTTGCTTCAAAAAATAGCCAATGCAATTACTACTAATTATCCAGACATTGTTTTAATGATTTTACTTATTGATGAGAGACCTGAAGAAGTGACTGACATGATTCGGGGTGTTAAGGGTGAGGTCATTGCATCTAATTTTGATGAGCAGGCTAGTAGGCACGTGCAGGTTGCAGAGATGGTTATTGAAAAGGCAAAAAGACTTGTTGAGAATAAAAAGGATGTTGTTATTCTTTTAGATTCTATTACAAGACTTGCAAGGGCTTATAATCAGACTATGCCAACTTCTGGTAAGATACTCTCAGGTGGAGTTGATTCTAATGCTTTACATAAACCAAAAAGGTTTTTTGGTTCTGCTAGAAATATTGAAGAAGGTGGCAGTCTTACTATTATAGCTACAGCTTTAGTTGATACTGGAAGTAAGATGGATGAAGTCATATTTGAGGAATTTAAAAGTACTGGTAATATGGAGTTAATTCTTGATAGGAGTTTGGCAGATAGAAGGCTTTTTCCTGCTATTAATATTAAGAAATCAGGGACAAGAAAAGAAGAATTACTTTTAAGTGAAGAGGAGCGTTCTAAAATTTTGCTTATTAGAAAAATTTTAGGTGGTGTTGATGATTATGAAGGTGTTGAAGCTTTAGTTGAAAAGATGAAAAAAAGTAAGAACAATGAAATTTTCCTAAAGACCATGAGTAATGGAGATTAG
- a CDS encoding type B 50S ribosomal protein L31, with product MKKDIHPVSNLVIFKDSSNGTMFLTRSTLTSKETIKYSDNKEYPLITVEITSKSHPFYTGQQKFVDAAGRIDKFNKKYKKLK from the coding sequence ATGAAAAAAGATATACATCCTGTTAGTAATTTAGTAATATTTAAAGATAGTTCCAATGGTACGATGTTTTTAACTAGATCTACTTTAACTTCAAAAGAGACAATTAAATATAGTGATAATAAAGAGTATCCATTAATTACTGTTGAAATTACAAGTAAATCACATCCTTTTTATACAGGTCAACAAAAGTTTGTTGATGCAGCAGGTAGAATTGACAAATTTAACAAAAAATATAAAAAGCTTAAGTAA
- the rpsT gene encoding 30S ribosomal protein S20 yields the protein MGNNPSALKRARQNLKRNLRNVSVKSELKTIEKRCINLIREGKKEEALEFFKFVSKKLDTAARKRIIHRNKAARKKSNLSILLLR from the coding sequence TTGGGAAATAATCCATCAGCATTAAAGCGAGCTCGGCAAAATTTGAAGCGGAATTTGAGAAATGTAAGTGTTAAGAGTGAGTTGAAAACAATAGAAAAGCGTTGTATAAACCTTATAAGGGAAGGTAAAAAAGAAGAAGCTTTGGAGTTTTTTAAATTTGTTTCAAAAAAATTAGATACTGCTGCTAGAAAAAGAATAATTCATAGGAATAAAGCTGCACGTAAAAAATCAAATTTGAGTATTTTGTTATTACGATAA
- the ychF gene encoding redox-regulated ATPase YchF yields the protein MALNVGIVGLPNVGKSTLFSSLTASKSEIANYPFCTIDPNVGIVEIPDERLSRIASLVVSKKTVPAVIEFVDIAGLVKGASRGEGLGNKFLANIREVSIIVHVVRCFEDREVIHVDGDVNPQRDISTINTELCLADLDTVQKSILKNEKNVKSVDKNISENAKKIVAMLKKLEMHLMDVRPAIEFEFDEFGYDFIKSLNLLTIKKVIYVCNVDENSLCGNKYTDTVKNIALGEGNNYLILCAKVEAELVEIKDLHERREMLESMGLNDSGLSNLIRTTYYTLGLRTYFTAGEQEVRAWTFMDGMKAPEAAGIIHSDFQRGFIKAEVYSFNDLIKYQSVQSVKEKGLFRLEGKDYLVRDGDIIFFKFNV from the coding sequence ATGGCGCTTAATGTGGGAATAGTGGGGTTGCCCAATGTTGGTAAATCTACTTTATTTTCATCCTTGACAGCATCAAAATCAGAGATTGCTAACTATCCTTTTTGTACTATTGATCCAAATGTAGGTATAGTGGAAATTCCTGATGAGAGGCTTTCAAGAATTGCTAGTTTGGTTGTGTCAAAAAAAACTGTTCCTGCTGTAATAGAATTCGTTGATATTGCAGGTCTTGTGAAGGGGGCTTCTAGGGGCGAGGGACTTGGTAATAAATTTTTGGCAAATATTCGTGAGGTTTCTATTATTGTGCATGTTGTTAGATGTTTTGAAGATAGAGAAGTTATTCATGTTGATGGGGATGTAAATCCACAAAGAGATATAAGCACAATTAATACAGAGCTATGTCTTGCAGATCTTGATACTGTACAGAAAAGCATTTTAAAGAATGAAAAAAATGTAAAGAGCGTTGATAAAAATATTAGTGAGAATGCAAAGAAGATTGTTGCGATGCTTAAGAAGCTTGAGATGCATTTAATGGATGTTAGACCGGCAATTGAATTTGAGTTTGATGAATTTGGATATGATTTTATCAAATCTTTAAATCTTTTAACTATTAAAAAAGTTATATATGTTTGTAATGTTGATGAAAATTCTCTTTGTGGCAATAAATATACAGATACTGTAAAGAATATAGCTTTAGGTGAGGGTAATAATTATTTAATTTTGTGTGCTAAGGTTGAGGCAGAACTTGTTGAGATTAAAGACTTGCATGAGCGAAGGGAAATGCTTGAGTCTATGGGACTTAATGATAGTGGTCTTAGCAATTTAATACGAACAACTTATTATACTTTAGGTTTGAGAACCTATTTTACGGCTGGAGAGCAAGAAGTTAGAGCTTGGACTTTTATGGATGGAATGAAGGCTCCAGAAGCTGCGGGTATCATTCACAGTGATTTTCAGAGAGGTTTTATTAAAGCAGAAGTATATTCATTTAATGATTTAATTAAATATCAGAGTGTTCAAAGCGTCAAGGAGAAAGGGCTTTTTAGGCTTGAAGGGAAAGATTACTTAGTAAGAGATGGTGATATAATTTTCTTTAAATTTAATGTTTAA
- a CDS encoding SIMPL domain-containing protein (The SIMPL domain is named for its presence in mouse protein SIMPL (signalling molecule that associates with mouse pelle-like kinase). Bacterial member BP26, from Brucella, was shown to assemble into a channel-like structure, while YggE from E. coli has been associated with resistance to oxidative stress.), with protein MLAKKLLFLLSSLVFVIASVIMSSGIKNIGIKNGNYITVKGLSEKEVLSTSSSWNLRYELGGNTIDEINKLNNANFLAIRDFFVSYGFHEDEISMKNMDFHIANYSDTLYKYNAYVSLGIYTKDIDKMEQVSKNIIKLYNKGVLFTGNGGPSYYFDKINDVKPEMLADSIKNALDAALEFARNSGAVLGKIKTANQGYFEFLPVDRSSENHERYSKKILRVVTTVSYYLD; from the coding sequence ATGTTGGCAAAAAAGTTATTATTTTTATTGTCATCTTTAGTTTTTGTGATAGCCTCAGTTATCATGTCTAGTGGTATAAAGAATATTGGAATAAAAAATGGAAATTACATTACTGTTAAGGGTTTAAGTGAAAAAGAGGTACTCTCAACTTCTTCAAGTTGGAATTTACGGTATGAATTAGGTGGAAATACTATAGATGAGATTAATAAGTTAAATAATGCAAATTTTTTGGCGATAAGAGATTTTTTTGTTAGCTATGGGTTTCATGAAGATGAGATAAGCATGAAAAATATGGATTTTCATATTGCAAACTATAGTGATACTCTTTATAAGTACAATGCGTATGTATCTTTAGGTATTTATACTAAAGATATTGATAAAATGGAGCAAGTAAGCAAAAATATTATTAAACTTTACAATAAAGGAGTACTCTTTACTGGTAATGGTGGACCAAGTTATTATTTTGATAAAATTAATGATGTTAAACCTGAAATGTTAGCAGATTCTATTAAAAATGCCTTGGATGCGGCTTTAGAGTTTGCACGTAATTCTGGTGCTGTTTTAGGAAAAATTAAGACTGCAAATCAAGGATACTTTGAATTTCTTCCAGTTGATAGAAGTTCCGAAAATCATGAGCGTTATTCAAAAAAGATATTAAGGGTTGTTACTACAGTTTCTTATTATTTAGATTAA
- the dusA gene encoding tRNA dihydrouridine(20/20a) synthase DusA has product MLINRKIAIAPMVAITDEHFRYIIRLLSKKVTLYTPMISAKSIIMGKLNTIVKQTPTDSPIAIQIATNCENDAAKAIEILENKFNFDEYNLNVGCPSSRVQDAKYGACLMQTPTQVGKILQAMKKNTNKPVSIKHRIGIRYNKREYHETNYSELKQFVEKIIEYEIKNFTVHARVAILNGYSPKDNQNIPKLRHELVYQLKQDHKNIFIEINGGIISSNHIKTHLSYVDSVMIGRAAAKDPYFIAKISREFLEEKEKIPTREEVLLKMVEYIKEYNEHLSINTTLKHIMRIVFAKENARKFRQILSAPFPKNLKNHEILLSAIEHLREDTLKSNS; this is encoded by the coding sequence ATGTTAATAAACCGAAAAATCGCAATAGCACCAATGGTAGCAATTACTGACGAACACTTTAGATATATCATAAGATTATTATCAAAAAAAGTTACTCTATATACCCCAATGATTTCTGCAAAATCAATTATTATGGGTAAGTTAAACACAATTGTAAAACAAACTCCCACTGATTCACCAATTGCAATTCAAATAGCAACAAACTGTGAAAACGACGCCGCAAAAGCCATAGAAATTCTTGAAAACAAATTTAACTTTGATGAATATAATCTCAACGTTGGCTGCCCATCATCTCGTGTCCAAGATGCAAAATATGGGGCATGTTTAATGCAAACTCCAACTCAGGTAGGCAAAATCCTGCAAGCCATGAAAAAAAACACAAATAAACCTGTCTCAATCAAACACAGAATAGGCATAAGATATAATAAAAGAGAATATCATGAAACAAACTATAGCGAACTCAAACAATTTGTAGAAAAAATTATAGAATATGAAATAAAAAATTTTACCGTTCATGCACGAGTAGCCATACTAAATGGATATTCTCCTAAAGATAATCAAAATATTCCAAAACTCAGACATGAACTTGTATATCAATTGAAGCAAGATCATAAAAATATATTTATTGAAATAAATGGAGGAATTATCAGTAGTAACCACATAAAAACACATCTATCTTATGTGGATTCTGTCATGATTGGAAGAGCTGCAGCAAAAGATCCATATTTCATTGCCAAAATTTCAAGAGAATTCTTAGAAGAAAAAGAAAAAATTCCAACAAGAGAAGAAGTATTATTAAAAATGGTAGAATATATCAAAGAATATAACGAACACCTTTCAATTAATACCACACTAAAACACATAATGAGAATAGTATTTGCAAAAGAAAATGCTCGCAAATTTAGACAAATCTTAAGTGCACCTTTTCCTAAAAATCTTAAAAATCATGAAATTCTCTTAAGCGCAATTGAACACTTAAGAGAAGATACTTTAAAATCTAATTCTTAG
- a CDS encoding HU family DNA-binding protein, whose product MSFSRRPKVTKSDIVNQISLNIKNSNEKLEKKYIRLVVDAFFEELKNSLCLNNVIEFRSFGTFELRKRKGRQNARNPQTGEYVNVDDHHVAYFRPGKDLKERVWGIKG is encoded by the coding sequence ATGTCTTTTTCAAGAAGACCCAAAGTTACTAAATCAGATATTGTTAACCAAATATCTTTAAATATTAAAAATAGTAATGAAAAATTAGAGAAAAAATATATAAGGCTTGTAGTTGATGCTTTTTTTGAAGAGCTTAAAAATAGTCTTTGTCTTAATAATGTTATAGAGTTTAGATCTTTTGGTACATTTGAGCTTAGAAAAAGAAAAGGTCGCCAGAATGCTCGTAATCCTCAAACAGGTGAGTATGTTAATGTTGATGATCATCATGTTGCTTATTTTCGTCCAGGAAAAGATTTAAAAGAACGAGTATGGGGTATTAAGGGATAG
- a CDS encoding bactofilin family protein, producing MPVNIKDSYKWECKLDSSLIFRGKLKFEGALYLDSSFEGEIFSKSGILFIGKNSKVITDVIICDTLIIEGILKGNINASNKVYLNSGCKIYGDVKTKKIFINDNIVFDGKCEMIKSNESIDLFSFTVSQLKDTFQ from the coding sequence ATGCCTGTTAATATTAAGGATTCTTACAAATGGGAATGTAAGTTAGATTCAAGCTTGATTTTCAGAGGAAAGTTAAAGTTTGAGGGTGCTTTATATCTTGATTCGTCTTTTGAGGGGGAGATATTTTCAAAAAGTGGAATACTTTTTATAGGTAAAAATAGTAAAGTTATTACAGATGTGATAATTTGTGATACGTTAATAATTGAAGGAATTTTAAAGGGAAATATTAATGCTAGCAATAAGGTTTATTTAAATAGTGGTTGTAAGATATACGGTGATGTTAAGACAAAAAAGATATTTATTAATGATAATATAGTCTTTGATGGTAAGTGTGAAATGATTAAATCTAATGAGAGCATAGATTTATTTTCTTTTACAGTTTCACAATTAAAAGATACTTTTCAATGA
- the serS gene encoding serine--tRNA ligase: MLDLKFIRDNLELIQKNIKDRGLELDIDLLISLDDERKKLVTKIGELNAIRNENASAMKGKIDDSSRHSLIETGKVLKSEIAILEEKLSHITSKLLIEHKRIPNISAPDVPVGEGEDGNIVLKVSGSIPNFDFKPKDHLEIGIDLDLFDFERAREVSGNKFYYLKNEAVFLELALINFALNKLKLKGFDLFITPDVAREFIVDGIGFNPRGTESNIYKIEDTDKYLIGTAEITLGGYYYNTILDLKSPLKMAGLSHCFRKEAGAAGQFSKGLYRVHQFSKVEMFCFCKGEDSDRVHNEFLALEEEIFTELEIPYRVLNVCSFDLGAPAYKKYDIEAWMPGRGDKGEYGEVTSTSNCTDYQSRRLKIRYKDDGQSKFVHMINGTALASTRTIIAILENFQDAKGGVRIPKNLVKYTGFDYISPKN, from the coding sequence ATGCTTGACTTGAAGTTTATAAGAGATAATTTAGAGCTTATTCAAAAAAATATTAAAGATAGAGGGCTTGAGTTAGATATCGATCTGTTAATTTCTCTTGATGATGAGCGCAAAAAACTTGTTACTAAGATAGGGGAGTTAAATGCTATAAGGAATGAAAATGCTAGCGCTATGAAAGGAAAAATAGATGATTCTAGTAGGCATTCTTTAATAGAGACTGGAAAGGTTTTAAAGTCTGAAATTGCGATATTGGAAGAAAAATTGAGTCATATAACATCTAAACTTTTGATTGAGCACAAGCGGATTCCAAACATTTCTGCTCCTGATGTTCCTGTTGGTGAGGGTGAGGATGGAAATATTGTGTTAAAAGTATCAGGAAGTATTCCAAATTTTGATTTTAAACCAAAGGATCATTTGGAAATTGGAATTGATTTGGATCTTTTTGATTTTGAAAGGGCACGTGAGGTTAGCGGTAATAAGTTTTATTATCTTAAAAATGAAGCTGTTTTTTTAGAGCTTGCACTTATTAATTTTGCTTTAAATAAACTTAAACTCAAGGGTTTTGATTTATTTATCACACCTGATGTTGCAAGGGAATTTATAGTTGATGGAATTGGCTTTAATCCGCGTGGCACTGAAAGTAATATTTATAAAATTGAAGATACAGATAAATATCTTATTGGTACAGCTGAGATTACTCTTGGTGGATATTATTATAATACTATATTAGATCTTAAATCTCCACTAAAGATGGCAGGACTTTCTCATTGTTTTCGTAAAGAGGCAGGAGCAGCTGGACAATTTTCTAAGGGACTCTATAGGGTTCATCAATTTAGTAAAGTTGAAATGTTTTGTTTTTGTAAGGGTGAAGATTCTGATCGTGTTCATAATGAGTTTTTGGCATTAGAAGAAGAAATTTTTACTGAACTTGAGATCCCGTATAGAGTCTTAAATGTTTGTTCTTTTGATCTTGGTGCACCAGCTTATAAGAAGTACGATATTGAAGCTTGGATGCCGGGTAGGGGAGATAAGGGCGAGTATGGAGAGGTTACTTCAACTTCAAACTGTACAGATTATCAGTCAAGGCGCCTTAAAATTAGATATAAGGATGATGGTCAGAGTAAGTTTGTACATATGATAAATGGTACAGCCTTAGCCTCAACAAGAACTATCATTGCTATACTTGAGAACTTTCAGGATGCAAAAGGCGGCGTACGAATACCTAAGAATTTGGTCAAATATACAGGTTTTGATTATATATCTCCTAAGAATTAG
- a CDS encoding insulinase family protein, translating to MKRKKIFNLISKTYLEEYDTEGCYFKHESGLEIFELKNNTFKENAFGIAFKTIPLNNTGVAHILEHTIFCGSNKYRIKDPFLYLMKGSLNTFLNAMTFPDKTLYPAASTIQKDYFNLFKIYADAVFNPLLKKEAFMQEGYNINPNNFKLSGIVLNEMKGNYSNKNSLINEIATNSLFSEGTYQYDSGGNPIDIIDLTYKEFIEFYRKHYTLENCKIFLFGNIDTNKNLNFIEKYIIRPYTKEKLNINYNIEKTTRWNKGKTLNFDIPKETENTLGVYAINWLCTDIKNIKENIGLEILSEILLDSSCQFTINMLKSNIGDVIADVSGINTDIKECVFSFGLQNVLPGKMEEFKNMVFNELKNLVKVKISEELIQGILFGYEFALKEEKGQGWPISLMIKSFKGWLHGMHPTETLKINCHLDEIKNKLERGEPYFENLIEKYLLNNNHYTLIQFNPSDSVLKEMEEKIEKKLMDREIDIKKNPEKFAEFTKDYNQFKDYQKKEDLKSDITKLPMLKIEDLPKEVEKSLTLNETPELKTHTFELKKNNNIFNVYLFFKLSFLQKEDFMHLSLLKRAIQDLSTQNYSYVDLNNKIQNTLGQLNIYESYEEDIQGNMINLFNINFKSFNNKIQESFILIKEILININFHDYDRLKEIVLSLKNDFKSILIPKGHIFATIRSESKLNQSKYLKELQVGLTGREYWQKVKTDTESLRELAYSLERLRDKIIFKDNLSSLLIGSTNDVIRKLESELFTLRENLSEKTYINNPIIIQPSDNILTEIIIIPSKISFNSISFASYKITDENYPKINFLTHILKSGILWEKIRIMGGAYGAFASITNGIFSFASYRDPNFVKTYQAFETSLEELANNEIKNEELYTYLVGVIGLSTNVKTKSIEILESYKRKMLNISDQLRQDIRNAYFKITSTDIKNISEQVLHQLKQKSSITSLVNHATYEDEKEKLEAFIGTNYKVKKIY from the coding sequence ATGAAAAGAAAAAAAATTTTCAACTTAATTTCAAAAACTTACCTAGAAGAATATGACACTGAAGGGTGTTATTTTAAACATGAAAGTGGACTAGAAATATTTGAACTAAAAAATAACACATTTAAAGAAAATGCTTTTGGAATAGCATTCAAAACTATTCCCCTAAATAATACTGGGGTCGCTCATATCCTAGAACACACGATTTTTTGCGGATCAAATAAATATAGAATAAAAGATCCTTTTCTTTATTTAATGAAAGGAAGCCTAAATACTTTCTTAAATGCAATGACATTTCCAGATAAGACTCTCTATCCAGCAGCATCTACAATCCAAAAAGATTATTTTAACTTATTCAAAATATATGCCGATGCTGTTTTTAATCCATTACTTAAAAAAGAAGCCTTTATGCAGGAAGGTTATAATATAAACCCAAATAACTTTAAACTATCTGGTATTGTCTTAAATGAAATGAAAGGTAATTATTCCAACAAAAATTCTTTAATTAACGAAATTGCTACCAATTCTCTTTTTTCTGAAGGTACCTATCAATACGATTCTGGGGGCAATCCTATCGATATCATTGACCTTACATACAAAGAATTTATCGAATTTTACAGAAAACACTATACACTAGAAAATTGTAAAATATTTTTATTTGGCAATATTGACACTAATAAAAATCTTAATTTTATTGAAAAATATATAATTAGACCTTATACAAAGGAAAAATTAAATATTAATTACAATATAGAAAAAACCACAAGATGGAATAAAGGTAAAACACTAAATTTTGATATCCCAAAAGAAACTGAAAATACACTAGGAGTATATGCAATAAACTGGTTATGCACTGATATTAAAAATATCAAAGAAAATATCGGACTTGAAATTCTATCAGAAATTCTCCTAGACAGCTCCTGTCAATTCACTATAAACATGCTAAAGAGTAACATTGGTGACGTAATAGCTGATGTTAGTGGCATCAACACAGACATAAAAGAGTGCGTATTTTCATTCGGATTACAAAACGTACTTCCAGGAAAAATGGAAGAATTTAAAAATATGGTTTTTAATGAACTTAAAAATCTTGTTAAAGTAAAAATTTCAGAAGAACTAATACAAGGTATTCTCTTTGGTTATGAATTTGCATTAAAAGAAGAAAAAGGACAAGGATGGCCTATTTCTTTAATGATCAAAAGTTTTAAAGGTTGGTTACATGGAATGCATCCAACTGAAACTTTAAAAATCAATTGTCATCTAGATGAGATTAAAAACAAACTAGAGAGAGGAGAACCTTACTTTGAAAATCTAATAGAAAAATATTTACTCAATAATAATCATTACACATTGATCCAATTTAATCCATCAGATTCAGTCCTTAAAGAAATGGAAGAAAAAATAGAAAAAAAATTAATGGATAGAGAAATTGACATTAAGAAAAATCCAGAAAAATTTGCAGAATTTACTAAAGATTATAATCAATTTAAAGACTATCAAAAAAAGGAAGATCTTAAATCCGACATTACTAAGCTTCCCATGCTAAAAATAGAGGATTTACCAAAAGAAGTTGAAAAAAGTTTAACTCTTAATGAAACTCCTGAACTTAAAACACATACATTTGAATTAAAGAAAAACAATAATATCTTCAATGTATATCTATTTTTTAAATTAAGTTTTCTACAAAAAGAAGATTTCATGCATCTTTCTTTATTAAAAAGAGCCATTCAAGATCTATCTACCCAAAATTATTCCTATGTAGATTTAAATAATAAAATCCAAAATACTTTGGGACAATTAAACATATATGAAAGTTATGAAGAAGATATACAAGGAAACATGATAAATTTGTTTAACATAAATTTCAAATCATTTAACAACAAAATTCAAGAATCATTTATATTAATTAAAGAAATTTTAATCAACATAAATTTTCATGATTACGATAGATTAAAAGAAATAGTCTTAAGCCTAAAAAATGATTTTAAATCGATATTAATACCCAAAGGACATATCTTTGCAACAATAAGATCAGAATCAAAATTAAATCAAAGCAAATATCTAAAAGAACTTCAAGTTGGCCTTACAGGAAGAGAATACTGGCAAAAAGTAAAGACAGACACAGAATCTTTAAGAGAACTTGCATATAGTTTAGAAAGGCTAAGAGACAAAATAATTTTTAAAGACAATCTCTCATCACTGCTTATAGGTAGTACTAACGATGTCATTAGAAAATTAGAAAGTGAATTATTTACATTAAGAGAAAATTTAAGTGAAAAGACTTATATAAATAACCCAATTATAATACAACCATCAGACAATATCTTAACAGAAATAATCATTATTCCATCAAAAATATCTTTTAACTCCATAAGCTTTGCAAGCTATAAAATAACAGATGAAAATTATCCAAAAATAAATTTCTTAACACATATATTAAAAAGTGGAATCTTATGGGAAAAAATAAGGATCATGGGAGGAGCATATGGTGCATTTGCATCAATTACAAACGGAATATTTTCTTTTGCATCATATAGAGATCCTAACTTTGTAAAGACATATCAAGCATTTGAAACATCATTAGAAGAATTGGCTAATAACGAAATTAAAAACGAAGAACTCTATACATATTTAGTAGGAGTAATTGGTTTAAGTACAAATGTAAAAACCAAATCCATAGAAATATTAGAAAGCTATAAAAGAAAAATGCTAAACATTAGTGATCAGCTAAGACAAGATATAAGAAATGCTTACTTCAAAATAACAAGCACAGACATTAAAAATATATCTGAACAAGTATTACACCAATTAAAACAAAAGAGTAGCATTACATCTCTTGTTAACCATGCAACTTATGAAGATGAAAAAGAAAAACTAGAAGCATTTATTGGAACAAACTACAAGGTAAAAAAAATATATTAA